Proteins encoded by one window of Streptobacillus felis:
- a CDS encoding helix-hairpin-helix domain-containing protein: protein MRKLKYILVILSMLFIFNFIKTFFTKEDNVPRVEINEELVFQNDNENKEKLDINNVMIDEILKIGLSIKEAYKIIEYRDFVGYIDTVDNLVRIKGINRNNIDKYKKIFLVEDTEEKEYVKHNINELSEDELFMLGFSKDNVRYILEIRNNKEIRSDLELKGKVNMNVVNKHIKF from the coding sequence GTGAGAAAATTAAAATACATATTGGTAATTTTATCTATGCTTTTCATATTTAATTTCATTAAAACTTTTTTTACTAAGGAAGATAATGTTCCTAGGGTAGAAATAAATGAAGAGTTAGTTTTTCAAAATGATAACGAAAATAAGGAGAAATTAGATATAAATAATGTTATGATAGATGAAATATTAAAAATAGGTCTTTCTATTAAGGAAGCATATAAGATAATTGAGTATAGAGATTTTGTTGGATATATTGATACTGTTGATAATTTAGTTAGGATTAAAGGTATAAATAGAAATAATATAGATAAGTATAAAAAAATATTTTTAGTTGAAGATACTGAAGAAAAAGAATATGTTAAACATAATATTAATGAACTTAGTGAAGATGAATTATTTATGCTTGGATTTTCAAAAGATAATGTTAGGTATATATTGGAAATTAGGAATAATAAGGAAATAAGATCAGACCTTGAATTAAAAGGAAAAGTAAATATGAATGTAGTTAATAAACACATAAAGTTTTAG